The following proteins are co-located in the Microbacterium sp. Clip185 genome:
- a CDS encoding exodeoxyribonuclease III has translation MRLATWNVNSIRARVVRTVEFCVRENIDVLAMQEIKCKPEQFPYAAFEEAGYHVVAHGLNQWNGVAIASREPITEVETAFPGMPGFLKGHEGPDLPQEARAIGATIDGVRVWSLYVPNGRGLDDPHYLYKLDWLAALTGYTRETLAANPDLPLALVGDFNIAPTDADNGDPTVVEGVTTHVSPPEREAFRALLDAGLSDTVRPLVPTGYTYWDYKQLRFPRNEGLRIDFILGSHAFADAVAGAAIHRDERKGEIPSDHVPVVVDLDFAGDEDDDDRPMIFG, from the coding sequence ATGCGCCTGGCCACCTGGAACGTCAACTCGATCCGCGCACGCGTCGTTCGCACCGTGGAGTTCTGCGTCCGCGAGAACATCGACGTGCTGGCCATGCAGGAGATCAAGTGCAAGCCGGAGCAGTTCCCGTACGCGGCCTTCGAGGAGGCCGGCTATCACGTGGTCGCGCACGGCCTGAACCAGTGGAACGGTGTCGCGATCGCCAGCCGCGAGCCGATCACCGAGGTCGAGACGGCCTTTCCCGGTATGCCCGGATTCCTGAAGGGGCACGAGGGGCCCGACCTCCCGCAGGAGGCCCGCGCCATCGGCGCGACCATCGACGGCGTGCGCGTGTGGAGCCTGTACGTTCCCAACGGCCGAGGACTCGACGACCCGCACTACCTCTACAAGCTCGACTGGCTCGCGGCGCTGACCGGCTACACCCGCGAGACCCTCGCGGCGAACCCCGATCTGCCCCTCGCCCTCGTCGGCGACTTCAACATCGCACCGACCGATGCCGATAACGGCGATCCGACCGTCGTCGAGGGCGTCACCACGCACGTCTCGCCGCCCGAGCGCGAGGCGTTCCGTGCCCTGTTGGATGCGGGCCTCAGCGACACCGTCCGCCCGCTCGTGCCCACCGGCTACACGTACTGGGACTACAAGCAGCTGCGCTTCCCCCGCAACGAGGGCCTGCGCATCGACTTCATCCTCGGCTCGCACGCCTTCGCGGATGCCGTCGCAGGCGCGGCCATCCACCGCGACGAGCGCAAGGGCGAGATCCCCAGCGATCACGTCCCCGTCGTGGTCGACCTGGACTTCGCGGGCGACGAGGACGACGACGACCGCCCCATGATCTTCGGCTGA
- a CDS encoding GNAT family N-acetyltransferase, with product MTPPTADEFAALYASTGWGERTTQELGTALAGSWVVCSARDDAGALVGMGRLISDGVLHAFVTELIVAAEARGHGAGALILDALVEESRRRGVEDVQLFAARGRTAFYERNGFTPRPADAPGMDLA from the coding sequence ATGACACCGCCCACTGCCGACGAGTTCGCCGCCCTCTACGCGAGCACCGGATGGGGCGAGCGCACGACGCAGGAGCTGGGTACGGCGCTGGCCGGCAGCTGGGTCGTGTGCTCGGCGCGCGACGACGCGGGCGCGCTCGTGGGCATGGGCCGCCTCATCAGCGACGGCGTGCTGCATGCCTTCGTCACCGAGCTCATCGTGGCGGCCGAGGCGCGGGGGCACGGTGCGGGAGCCCTGATCCTCGATGCGCTCGTCGAGGAGTCACGGCGGCGGGGAGTCGAGGACGTGCAGCTGTTCGCCGCCCGCGGCCGGACCGCCTTCTACGAGCGCAACGGCTTCACACCGCGACCCGCTGACGCACCCGGAATGGACCTCGCCTGA
- a CDS encoding ABC transporter ATP-binding protein yields MLRLSGVTKNYGTRRVLDDVGFTVENGRLTGFVGGNGAGKTTTMRIALGVLAADAGTVEIDGTPITSEDRRRFGYMPEERGLYPKMKVGEHIAYLARLHGYSKAAATANAEKLLDRLGLGERLGDTVETLSLGNQQRAQIAAALVHDPEVLILDEPFSGLDPLAVEVVAGVLAERAAAGVAVLFSSHQLDVVERLCDDLVIIAGGTIRAAGGREQLRAEFSSPRFELVTGGDLGWLRDVPEVTVVELAGGEAVFEASPEVARAVLSRAAAAGDVDSFSPQRPTLTQIFREVIR; encoded by the coding sequence ATGCTGCGCCTGTCAGGAGTGACAAAGAACTACGGCACACGCCGGGTGCTCGACGATGTCGGGTTCACCGTCGAGAACGGCCGACTCACCGGTTTCGTCGGCGGCAACGGCGCCGGCAAGACCACGACCATGCGCATCGCGCTGGGTGTGCTCGCGGCGGATGCGGGCACGGTCGAGATCGACGGCACGCCCATCACGAGCGAAGACCGTCGTCGCTTCGGCTACATGCCCGAGGAGCGCGGCCTGTACCCCAAGATGAAGGTCGGCGAGCACATCGCCTATCTCGCCCGCCTCCACGGCTACAGCAAGGCCGCGGCCACCGCGAACGCCGAGAAGCTGCTGGACCGCCTCGGGCTCGGCGAGCGCCTCGGCGACACGGTCGAGACTCTCTCACTCGGAAACCAGCAGCGCGCGCAGATCGCGGCGGCCCTCGTGCACGACCCCGAGGTGCTCATCCTCGACGAGCCGTTCTCGGGTCTCGACCCGCTCGCGGTCGAGGTCGTCGCGGGAGTGCTCGCCGAGCGCGCCGCGGCGGGCGTCGCCGTGCTGTTCTCGTCCCACCAGCTCGACGTCGTCGAGCGCCTCTGCGATGACCTCGTGATCATCGCGGGCGGCACGATCCGCGCGGCGGGCGGCCGAGAGCAGCTCCGCGCCGAGTTCAGCTCACCGCGCTTCGAGCTCGTCACCGGCGGCGACCTGGGCTGGCTGCGCGACGTGCCCGAGGTCACCGTCGTCGAGCTCGCCGGCGGTGAGGCCGTGTTCGAGGCGTCCCCCGAGGTCGCCCGAGCCGTCCTCTCCCGCGCGGCGGCGGCCGGAGACGTCGACTCGTTCTCGCCGCAGCGCCCCACACTCACGCAGATCTTCCGGGAGGTCATCCGATGA
- a CDS encoding DUF4190 domain-containing protein, translating into MTQPMPPMSQPPQQPVAAPNGSYPGKTLGIVGLIVSFFASLIGLILSIVAYSQSKKAGYKNTPALIGIILGAVFLVIGIIVAIILGTVFAGLIAQCADLGPGTHYVDGVTYTCS; encoded by the coding sequence ATGACCCAGCCCATGCCCCCCATGTCCCAGCCGCCGCAGCAGCCCGTGGCTGCCCCGAACGGCTCGTACCCCGGCAAGACCCTCGGAATCGTGGGTCTGATCGTCTCGTTCTTCGCGAGCCTGATCGGCCTGATCCTCTCGATCGTCGCCTACTCGCAGTCGAAGAAGGCCGGCTACAAGAACACGCCGGCACTCATCGGCATCATCCTCGGTGCCGTGTTCCTGGTGATCGGCATCATCGTCGCGATCATCCTCGGCACCGTCTTCGCTGGCCTCATCGCGCAGTGCGCCGATCTCGGGCCGGGAACGCACTACGTCGACGGCGTCACCTACACCTGCTCCTGA
- a CDS encoding VOC family protein, with the protein MASTSVFINLVTTDLERSKAFYRALGCDINPDFTDENAACVVWDENIFFMVLMWDFFAAYTDKPIADPRTSAQVSVSFALDSREAVDAIVERGIAAGGTAPKGPQEYGSMYSRDLDDPDGNSLGFLHLADDAV; encoded by the coding sequence ATGGCCTCCACCAGCGTCTTCATCAACCTGGTCACCACCGATCTCGAGCGCAGCAAGGCCTTCTACCGGGCGCTCGGCTGCGACATCAACCCCGACTTCACCGACGAGAACGCGGCCTGCGTGGTGTGGGACGAGAACATCTTCTTCATGGTCCTGATGTGGGACTTCTTCGCGGCGTACACCGACAAGCCGATCGCCGACCCGCGCACGAGCGCGCAGGTGTCGGTCTCGTTCGCGCTCGACTCGCGTGAAGCGGTGGACGCGATCGTCGAACGCGGGATCGCCGCCGGGGGCACCGCGCCGAAGGGGCCGCAGGAGTACGGATCGATGTACTCGCGCGATCTGGACGACCCCGACGGCAACTCCCTCGGCTTCCTCCACCTCGCCGACGACGCCGTCTGA
- a CDS encoding response regulator produces the protein MSGRIRVVLADDHAMMRAGFRTILTLDDRIEVVGEAGTGAEAIAQARALRPDVVCMDVQMPDLDGLEATRRIIADPDIPSAVLVVTTFDRDDYLFAALDAGASGFLLKNAGPEELTAAVRVVAAGDALLAPEVTRRVIARFANPTVSASAPDPLPVSSPLTEREEEVLRLMADALSNGEIADRLYIGEATVKTHVSNVLAKLGARDRVQAVVLAHRHGLA, from the coding sequence GTGAGCGGCCGCATCCGGGTCGTCCTCGCCGACGACCACGCCATGATGCGAGCGGGCTTTCGCACCATCCTGACCCTCGACGATCGCATCGAGGTCGTGGGCGAGGCGGGCACAGGCGCCGAGGCGATCGCGCAGGCCAGGGCACTGCGACCCGACGTCGTGTGCATGGACGTGCAGATGCCCGACCTCGACGGGCTGGAGGCGACGAGGCGGATCATCGCCGATCCCGACATCCCCTCGGCCGTGCTCGTGGTGACCACCTTCGACCGCGACGACTATCTGTTCGCCGCCCTGGATGCGGGTGCCAGCGGGTTCCTGCTGAAGAATGCCGGGCCCGAGGAGCTCACGGCCGCGGTGCGGGTGGTCGCCGCCGGCGATGCGCTGCTCGCCCCTGAGGTGACCCGCCGCGTCATCGCCCGTTTCGCGAACCCCACGGTGTCCGCATCCGCTCCGGATCCACTGCCGGTGTCGAGTCCGCTGACCGAGCGGGAGGAGGAGGTGCTCCGCCTCATGGCGGATGCGCTGTCCAACGGCGAGATCGCCGACCGGCTGTACATCGGCGAGGCGACGGTGAAGACCCATGTCTCGAACGTGCTGGCCAAGCTCGGCGCCCGCGATCGTGTGCAGGCGGTCGTCCTGGCCCACCGCCACGGCCTGGCCTGA
- a CDS encoding MFS transporter: protein MSAIASAPGRTPHAWWVGFVCGMATFVDAAATTGISVALVLFQSTGPGTPGLSPDEVGLLTGVLTAGVAIGSLLGGRLGDRFGRRSVFLATMALIVLGALTPFLGLSTAVLVPGIALIGLGVGADLPVALATIAEAADDRNRGKIIVFSNLLGGFGILMSVLIGIFFGALGPTGGHIMFGAFGIVGLAVLALRLTIPESSAWSTARAEKAAGVHTVRAERARLRDFGAQPYRRPFVTLLVYYTLASLAISIAGSFGTFVAVNVAGIPVNEYQQWTLLAMPAAIFGALWFMAVADTKFRMSYFVAGSIAVVLANLVPVFFGFTLPALIISVVVSTFAGAFCFETIMKVWTQESFPTMLRATAQGTIYAVARFATAGLNVVTPALLALNPQAVYVGVAVVAAAGFLIGWIGFRRNVRNQFDVEDELLTVVPAVPSSAR, encoded by the coding sequence ATGTCCGCTATCGCGAGCGCACCCGGGCGTACCCCCCACGCATGGTGGGTCGGTTTCGTCTGCGGGATGGCCACGTTCGTCGACGCCGCAGCAACAACCGGCATCAGCGTCGCCCTCGTGCTCTTCCAGTCCACCGGGCCCGGCACGCCCGGGCTGAGCCCCGACGAGGTCGGTCTGCTCACCGGCGTCCTCACCGCCGGCGTCGCCATCGGGTCTCTGCTGGGTGGGCGCCTGGGTGACCGCTTCGGGCGCCGCAGCGTCTTTCTCGCCACGATGGCGCTCATCGTCCTGGGCGCACTGACCCCGTTCCTCGGGCTCTCGACGGCCGTGCTGGTGCCGGGCATCGCCCTCATCGGGCTCGGCGTCGGCGCCGACCTCCCCGTGGCGCTCGCCACCATCGCCGAGGCTGCCGACGACCGCAACCGCGGCAAGATCATCGTGTTCTCCAACCTGCTGGGCGGCTTCGGCATCCTGATGTCCGTGCTCATCGGCATCTTCTTCGGAGCGTTGGGACCCACCGGCGGGCACATCATGTTCGGGGCGTTCGGCATCGTCGGGCTCGCCGTCCTCGCACTGCGCCTGACCATCCCCGAGTCCTCGGCCTGGTCGACAGCACGCGCAGAGAAGGCCGCTGGCGTCCACACAGTTCGTGCCGAGCGGGCGCGCCTTCGCGACTTCGGCGCCCAGCCCTACCGCCGCCCGTTCGTGACGCTGCTGGTGTACTACACCCTCGCCTCGCTCGCGATCAGCATCGCCGGAAGCTTCGGAACCTTCGTCGCGGTCAATGTGGCGGGAATCCCGGTCAACGAGTACCAGCAGTGGACGCTTCTCGCGATGCCCGCCGCCATCTTCGGCGCGCTGTGGTTCATGGCGGTGGCCGACACGAAGTTCCGGATGAGCTACTTCGTGGCCGGCTCGATCGCCGTCGTCCTGGCCAACCTCGTGCCCGTCTTCTTCGGTTTCACACTGCCCGCGCTCATCATCTCGGTCGTGGTCTCCACCTTCGCCGGCGCCTTCTGCTTCGAGACGATCATGAAGGTCTGGACACAGGAGTCCTTCCCCACCATGCTCCGCGCCACCGCTCAGGGCACCATCTATGCCGTCGCACGGTTCGCGACTGCCGGGCTGAACGTCGTGACGCCGGCCCTGCTAGCCCTCAACCCGCAGGCCGTATACGTCGGCGTGGCCGTCGTGGCGGCAGCGGGCTTCCTGATCGGCTGGATCGGGTTCCGCCGAAACGTCCGCAACCAGTTCGATGTCGAAGACGAGCTGCTCACCGTCGTGCCCGCCGTTCCGTCATCCGCGCGCTGA
- a CDS encoding SGNH/GDSL hydrolase family protein, whose amino-acid sequence MSTSTPSAAHGEIVSLPGGSVLLQGHLEAVRENGVRPIRLPRRAWPHFPPNGEVLKAITSNAAGVRVSVVTAATQLGLRVRCTRLRFDDLLGPHNAFVAEIDGDIVGEVMAPVDAIRTVSFAHNGASEESLAPSSLVEFSLPEGTKTVVVWLPQGMTVELLEIEADAAVAAAEPSDRPVWVHHGSSISHCVETALPTGAWPVTAARQADLELVNLGFGGQCMLDPFVADAIAATPADVISLKVGVNIVGARAMDQRTFTPALHGFIDRIRIGHPRTPIVLVSSILWPDSEDVPGPADVDFLDDGRVRCFTGGDPADVSRGALTMTESRRQIAAVAASRANAGEAIHYLDGLSLYGPDDHAVHPLPDNLHPDTELYAQMGRRFADAVFGAAGLAPRACLG is encoded by the coding sequence ATGAGCACCTCGACCCCTTCCGCCGCGCACGGCGAGATCGTGTCGCTCCCCGGCGGCAGCGTCCTCCTGCAGGGGCACCTCGAAGCCGTGCGCGAGAACGGCGTGCGTCCGATCCGGCTGCCGCGGCGCGCCTGGCCACACTTCCCGCCGAACGGCGAAGTGCTCAAGGCCATCACGAGCAACGCGGCAGGAGTGCGCGTGAGCGTTGTCACCGCGGCGACGCAGCTCGGTCTGCGCGTGCGCTGCACCCGCCTCCGGTTCGACGACCTGCTCGGCCCACACAACGCCTTCGTCGCCGAGATCGACGGCGACATCGTCGGAGAGGTGATGGCCCCCGTCGACGCGATCCGCACCGTCAGCTTCGCCCATAACGGAGCGTCGGAGGAGAGTCTCGCTCCGTCTTCGCTGGTCGAGTTCTCACTGCCCGAAGGCACGAAGACCGTGGTCGTCTGGCTTCCGCAGGGGATGACGGTGGAACTGCTCGAAATCGAGGCGGATGCTGCGGTCGCCGCCGCTGAGCCCTCCGATCGTCCGGTGTGGGTTCATCACGGCAGCTCCATCAGCCACTGCGTGGAGACTGCGCTGCCGACCGGCGCCTGGCCCGTGACCGCGGCGAGGCAAGCCGATCTCGAGCTGGTGAACCTCGGCTTCGGGGGTCAGTGCATGCTCGACCCGTTCGTCGCCGACGCGATCGCCGCGACACCCGCGGACGTGATCTCCCTCAAGGTGGGAGTGAACATCGTTGGCGCCAGAGCGATGGACCAGCGCACTTTCACGCCCGCACTGCACGGATTCATCGACCGCATCCGGATCGGGCACCCGCGGACTCCGATCGTGCTGGTCTCCTCCATCCTCTGGCCCGACAGCGAGGACGTCCCCGGGCCTGCCGACGTGGACTTCCTCGACGACGGGAGGGTGCGCTGCTTCACCGGGGGCGACCCGGCGGATGTGAGTCGGGGCGCGCTCACCATGACGGAATCGCGGCGTCAGATCGCGGCGGTCGCGGCGTCACGCGCCAATGCCGGCGAGGCGATCCACTACCTCGATGGGCTATCGCTCTACGGCCCCGACGACCACGCCGTGCATCCGTTGCCCGACAATCTGCATCCCGATACCGAGCTCTACGCGCAGATGGGTCGCCGCTTCGCCGACGCGGTGTTCGGCGCCGCCGGACTCGCTCCCCGCGCCTGTCTCGGCTGA
- the pyrE gene encoding orotate phosphoribosyltransferase, whose translation MTAASTPELESDRQALIALIGAEAVFHGDFTLSSGKKASYYVDMRKLTLDHRAAPAIGRIMLDLIRDVDGVVAVGGLTLGADPIANAVMHESVHAGTPLDAFVVRKEPKDHGRGRQIEGADVAGKRVVVVEDTSTTGQSALKAVEALRREGAEPVAVAVIVDRKTGAQAAVEAEGLQWLAAIDLDDLGLPAQ comes from the coding sequence GTGACCGCGGCATCCACTCCCGAGCTCGAATCCGACCGCCAGGCGCTCATCGCGCTCATTGGCGCAGAGGCCGTCTTCCACGGCGATTTCACCCTCTCGAGCGGCAAGAAGGCGTCGTACTACGTCGACATGCGCAAGCTGACGCTCGATCACCGGGCGGCTCCTGCGATCGGCCGGATCATGCTCGATCTGATCCGCGACGTGGACGGCGTGGTCGCCGTCGGCGGGCTCACCCTCGGCGCGGATCCCATCGCCAACGCGGTCATGCACGAGTCGGTGCACGCGGGCACGCCGCTCGACGCGTTCGTCGTGCGCAAGGAGCCCAAGGACCACGGCCGCGGTCGGCAGATCGAGGGCGCGGATGTGGCGGGCAAGCGCGTCGTGGTCGTCGAGGACACCTCCACGACCGGACAGTCCGCGCTCAAGGCCGTCGAGGCGTTGCGCCGCGAGGGCGCTGAGCCCGTCGCCGTCGCCGTCATCGTCGATCGCAAGACCGGAGCGCAGGCCGCCGTCGAGGCCGAGGGTCTGCAGTGGCTCGCCGCGATCGACCTCGACGATCTGGGTCTTCCGGCTCAGTGA
- a CDS encoding HAD-IIA family hydrolase: MRTRDDIECWLTDMDGVLVHDNQAIPGAAELLAQWRDTGTPFLVLTNNPIFTPRDLSARLKRSGLDVPEERIWTSALATAEFLKSQMPGSSAFVIGEAGLTTALHEAGVVMTETQPDYVVVGETRQYSFEAITQAIRFINAGARFIVTNPDATGPTPNGIVPATGSFAAMITKATGKEPYVVGKPNPMMFRSALNRIGAHSENTGMIGDRMDTDVVAGIEAGLHTVLVMTGISDPAEIERYPFRPDEVLTSVAELIAREPVESEMPEGI, from the coding sequence ATGCGCACGCGCGATGACATCGAATGCTGGCTGACCGACATGGACGGCGTGCTGGTGCACGACAACCAGGCGATCCCGGGCGCCGCCGAACTGCTCGCGCAGTGGCGCGACACCGGCACCCCCTTCCTGGTGCTCACGAACAACCCGATCTTCACCCCTCGCGATCTGAGTGCGCGCCTGAAGCGTTCTGGGCTCGACGTGCCCGAGGAGCGCATCTGGACCTCGGCGCTTGCGACAGCGGAGTTCCTGAAGTCGCAGATGCCCGGCAGCTCGGCCTTCGTCATCGGCGAGGCGGGGCTCACGACCGCGCTGCACGAGGCGGGCGTCGTCATGACCGAGACGCAGCCCGACTACGTCGTCGTCGGCGAGACGCGCCAGTACTCGTTCGAGGCGATCACGCAGGCCATCCGCTTCATCAACGCGGGTGCGCGGTTCATCGTGACCAACCCGGATGCGACGGGCCCCACTCCGAACGGCATCGTGCCGGCGACGGGGTCGTTCGCCGCGATGATCACGAAGGCCACCGGCAAGGAGCCGTACGTGGTGGGCAAGCCGAACCCGATGATGTTCCGCTCCGCGCTCAACCGCATCGGCGCGCACTCCGAGAACACCGGCATGATCGGCGACCGCATGGACACCGACGTCGTCGCTGGCATCGAGGCGGGCCTGCACACCGTGCTGGTCATGACCGGCATCAGCGACCCGGCCGAGATCGAGCGCTACCCGTTCCGCCCCGACGAGGTGCTCACCTCGGTGGCGGAGCTCATCGCCCGCGAGCCCGTCGAGTCGGAGATGCCCGAGGGCATCTGA
- a CDS encoding LacI family DNA-binding transcriptional regulator: protein MTSGRPREGSGRRVTLAQVAAHAGVSPSAVSFVMNGRTDQRLSAETFERVRRAADELGYRPNMTAKTLRTGRSGTVALVSDFVASTSFANSMVRGALEELRRQDTLLFTVDTQGEPELEEQLLHSLIGRHIDGVIYASMFTREVALSPLLRSVPLVLLNCVSKEADTVPAVVPDERRAGFDAAELLRAAGHDRHIWFVGTLAPGRTGGHAWHDWNPLALTQRLGGIAERLSQDGLALAGEVPIAEDWDAVDGRAAVADLLSSGARPTALICVNDAVAVGAYQALRAAGLEVPRDVSIVGFDGSQLALMVEPELTTLALPQEELGRRAARLLHAPSGDPSPVLVRMPLRSGASVAVPGR from the coding sequence GTGACGAGCGGTCGCCCGCGCGAGGGCAGCGGGCGCCGCGTGACGCTCGCCCAGGTCGCCGCGCATGCCGGAGTCTCCCCCTCGGCAGTCTCGTTCGTCATGAACGGCCGCACCGACCAGCGGCTGTCGGCGGAGACCTTCGAGCGTGTCCGCCGAGCGGCGGACGAGTTGGGATACCGGCCGAACATGACGGCCAAGACCCTGCGCACCGGGCGCTCGGGCACCGTCGCGCTCGTCTCCGACTTCGTCGCCAGCACGTCGTTCGCCAATTCGATGGTGCGCGGCGCGCTCGAGGAACTGCGACGGCAGGACACGCTGCTGTTCACGGTCGACACGCAGGGCGAACCGGAACTCGAGGAGCAGCTGCTGCATAGCCTCATCGGTCGCCACATCGACGGCGTCATCTACGCCTCGATGTTCACGCGCGAAGTCGCGCTGTCACCACTCCTGCGCTCGGTGCCGCTCGTTCTGCTCAACTGCGTCAGCAAGGAGGCGGATACGGTTCCCGCCGTGGTCCCCGACGAACGACGCGCAGGTTTCGATGCCGCCGAGCTCCTGCGGGCGGCCGGCCACGACCGCCACATCTGGTTCGTGGGCACCCTCGCTCCCGGGCGAACCGGCGGTCACGCGTGGCATGACTGGAACCCGCTCGCTCTGACCCAGCGTCTGGGGGGCATCGCGGAGCGTCTGTCACAGGACGGGCTGGCCCTGGCCGGAGAGGTACCGATCGCTGAGGACTGGGACGCGGTCGACGGTCGCGCCGCGGTCGCGGACCTGCTGTCGAGCGGCGCACGCCCTACGGCCCTCATCTGCGTGAACGACGCGGTGGCGGTGGGCGCGTATCAGGCTCTGCGTGCGGCGGGGCTCGAGGTCCCGCGCGATGTCTCGATCGTCGGCTTCGACGGCAGCCAGCTGGCCCTCATGGTCGAGCCCGAGCTGACCACGCTCGCACTCCCTCAGGAGGAGCTGGGCCGACGCGCGGCACGATTGCTGCATGCTCCGTCCGGTGACCCCTCACCGGTTCTCGTGCGGATGCCGCTGCGCAGCGGCGCCTCCGTCGCCGTCCCGGGCCGATGA
- a CDS encoding alpha/beta hydrolase family protein encodes MTVEPFQTRVEGLLLRGSHYLPAGDGPHPTAVLLHGFGGSRVETTGVFVALARALTDAGIGVVAYDRAGHGESDGDFFDTTATGDIRQAGIVLEAIAELDLVDAENVHLVGMSMGAVIASAVAARAGRRVRSLTMWSTAALFVDEIRSGFIQGRSLEALDTEGFFDFLGMRMGPAMRDDARTFDVYGSARGYGGPVLLLHGTDDFIPVSYAERYTAGDVFGDRAELVVVPGADHGWAQLPQRDTVIGRTRSFLVEHCGRGAA; translated from the coding sequence ATGACCGTCGAACCTTTTCAGACCCGGGTGGAGGGGCTCCTCCTGCGCGGCTCGCACTACCTGCCCGCCGGCGACGGCCCCCATCCGACCGCCGTGCTCCTGCATGGATTCGGCGGCTCACGCGTCGAGACCACGGGAGTGTTCGTCGCGCTCGCGCGGGCGCTGACGGATGCGGGCATCGGCGTGGTCGCCTACGACCGCGCCGGCCACGGCGAGAGCGACGGCGACTTCTTCGATACGACCGCCACCGGGGACATCCGTCAGGCGGGCATCGTGCTGGAAGCGATCGCCGAACTCGATCTCGTGGACGCCGAGAACGTGCACCTGGTGGGCATGAGCATGGGCGCGGTGATCGCCTCCGCGGTGGCAGCGCGGGCGGGCCGGCGGGTGCGGTCGCTGACGATGTGGTCGACGGCCGCGCTGTTCGTCGATGAGATCCGCTCCGGATTCATCCAGGGCAGGTCTTTGGAGGCGCTCGACACCGAGGGCTTCTTCGATTTCCTCGGGATGCGGATGGGCCCGGCGATGCGCGACGACGCGCGCACCTTCGATGTCTACGGCAGCGCCCGCGGCTACGGTGGCCCCGTGCTGCTCCTGCACGGCACCGACGACTTCATCCCCGTCTCCTATGCCGAGCGGTACACGGCAGGCGATGTCTTCGGCGACCGCGCAGAACTGGTCGTCGTCCCCGGAGCAGATCACGGATGGGCGCAGCTTCCGCAACGCGACACCGTGATCGGACGCACCCGATCGTTCCTCGTCGAACACTGCGGAAGGGGCGCGGCATGA
- a CDS encoding sensor histidine kinase — protein sequence MLPLTPAQQRGDLLLAAALCIGALISAALSSVAGIYGEHQGSMAAAVAYAFVLAVPLAVRRRWPAIVAVIVCAAYFAAVTLRIPEIYAGNIAMFIAIYTVGAWSPNRRRAMWTRVGIIAGMAVWLLVTMFVDSTADIDQDGFSRAGAFSPYVASMLLTLLINALYFGGAYLFGERTWASRQQRILLEQRTAELERERERSAEQAVALERVRLARELHDVVAHHVSLMGVQAGAARMMMGKDPQAAGETLARVEDSARSALSELRHLLETLRTPGDQAEETSVGLEGLEKLVAEASDAGLASELRIIGEERDVPDTVQVNLYRIAQEALTNARRHAGPGARADVRLRYAPEGVELEVANTGRPVAEVTPGMGLIGMRERAAASGGTIEATPRSSGGFVVRVRVPLTPLVAVDAR from the coding sequence ATGCTGCCGCTCACGCCCGCGCAACAGCGCGGTGATCTCCTGCTGGCCGCCGCCCTGTGCATCGGCGCGCTGATCAGCGCTGCGCTCTCCTCCGTCGCCGGCATCTACGGCGAGCACCAGGGCTCGATGGCCGCCGCCGTCGCCTACGCGTTCGTGCTCGCCGTCCCGCTCGCGGTACGGCGGCGCTGGCCTGCGATCGTGGCCGTGATCGTCTGTGCGGCGTACTTCGCGGCCGTGACCCTGCGCATCCCCGAGATCTACGCGGGCAACATCGCCATGTTCATCGCCATCTACACGGTGGGCGCCTGGTCGCCGAACCGCCGGCGGGCGATGTGGACGCGCGTCGGCATCATCGCCGGGATGGCCGTCTGGCTGCTCGTCACGATGTTCGTCGACTCCACGGCCGACATCGACCAGGACGGGTTCTCGCGCGCGGGCGCCTTCTCGCCCTACGTCGCCTCGATGCTGCTGACCCTGCTCATCAACGCGCTCTATTTCGGCGGCGCCTACCTCTTCGGCGAGCGCACCTGGGCGAGCAGACAACAGCGCATTCTGCTCGAGCAGCGCACCGCCGAGCTCGAGCGTGAGCGTGAGCGCAGCGCCGAGCAGGCGGTGGCGCTGGAGCGGGTGAGGCTCGCCCGCGAGCTCCACGACGTCGTCGCCCACCACGTCTCCCTCATGGGCGTGCAGGCGGGCGCGGCGCGCATGATGATGGGCAAGGACCCGCAGGCCGCGGGCGAGACGCTGGCCCGTGTGGAGGACTCGGCGCGCTCGGCGCTGAGCGAGCTGCGCCACCTGCTCGAGACGCTGCGGACCCCCGGCGACCAGGCCGAGGAGACATCCGTCGGCCTCGAAGGCCTCGAGAAGCTCGTCGCCGAGGCGAGCGACGCCGGGCTCGCCTCCGAGTTGCGCATCATCGGCGAGGAGCGCGACGTGCCGGACACGGTGCAGGTCAACCTGTACCGGATCGCACAGGAGGCGCTCACCAACGCACGCCGTCACGCCGGACCCGGCGCGCGGGCGGATGTCCGCCTGCGCTACGCCCCCGAGGGCGTCGAGCTCGAGGTTGCTAACACCGGGCGTCCGGTCGCCGAGGTCACTCCCGGAATGGGCCTGATCGGGATGCGGGAGCGCGCCGCCGCATCCGGGGGCACGATCGAGGCGACGCCCCGATCCAGCGGAGGATTCGTGGTGCGCGTGCGCGTTCCCCTCACGCCTCTCGTCGCGGTGGACGCCCGGTGA